The nucleotide sequence GGGCTAACCCCGGCCAGGATTGAAATTTTTGGAACTCCCCGGCGGCTGGCGGTTTTGATCCCAGGCCTGGAGATTCATCCCCCCGACCAAATTGAAGACATCAAAGGCCCTTCCGTTACTGCGGCCTATAAAGACGGAGAACCCACCAAAGCGTTACTGGGATTTCTCAAGTCAAAAGGGGCAAGTCTGGAGGACATTACAGTTAAACAAACCGAAAAAGGGGAATTTATTTATTTAACTCAGACAAAATCGGCTAAACCGACCGGGGAACTGCTCCAGGCCTGGGTGTTGGACTGGATTAGCAAACTTGAAGGTAAACGGCTGATGCGCTGGGGTGATGGGGATTTTCGTTTTTCCCGGCCAATTCGCTGGTTAGTCGCCCTGTGGCAAGAGCAAGTGTTACCAATCAGAATTTCTAATGGTTCCGGAGAAATTGTCAGCGGTGATTTCAGTTATGGGCATCGAGTCCTGCATCCAGGCCCCGTCAACATCACCCAGGCCAAGGACTATGCCTCAATTCTGCGGGCGGCGTTTGTCGAAGTGGAACCAACGCAACGGGAAACCTTAATCAAAGAGCAAATCGAGGCCGTAGCAAAAACAGTTCAAGGAACCGCCGAAATTCCAGATGATTTACTTGCAGAAGTGGTGCAACTCGTTGAATGGCCGACCGCGCTGTTAGGTAATTTTGAACCGGAATTTTTGCAACTCCCCCCGGAAGTGATCACAACGGTTATGGTGACCCATCAACGGTATTTTCCGGTTTACGATAAAAATAACAAACTCCTGCCCCATTTCATCACGATCAGTAACGGGGATCCGGCTGCATCCGAGACGATTCGGTTGGGCAATGAACGGGTAATTCGAGCCAGGTTAGCCGATGGCAAATTTTTCTATGATGCGGATTTGTCGCAACCCCTAGAAGCCTATTTACTCAAGCTGGAAACCGTCACCTTCCAAGATGAATTGGGGTCAATGGCGGTTAAGGTTGAACGGATTAAAACCATTGCCAGTGAGATCGCCGTTAACTTAGATTTAAACGATCACCAAAAATTGATAATTGATAAAACTGCTCAACTCTGTAAAGCGGATTTAGTCACCCAACTGGTGGGGGAATTTCCCGAACTTCAGGGCCGGATGGGAGAAATTTATGCCCAGGCCGGGGGAGAATCAGACCTCGTTGCTAAGGGGATTTTTGAGCATTATTTACCCCAAGGTGCGGGTGATGCCTTACCGACAACGATTACCGGGCAAGTGGTGGCGATTGCGGACAAGTTGGATACCGTAGTCAGTATTTTTGGCCTGGGGCGGATTCCGACGGGTTCCTCAGATCCTTTCGCTCTAAGACGAGCCGCCAATGGGATTATTAACATCATTTGGAGTGCGAAACTACCC is from Synechococcus sp. PCC 6312 and encodes:
- the glyS gene encoding glycine--tRNA ligase subunit beta: MAANSDPRADFLLEVGTEELPAAFVSSAISQWQQRIPPDLAAQGLTPARIEIFGTPRRLAVLIPGLEIHPPDQIEDIKGPSVTAAYKDGEPTKALLGFLKSKGASLEDITVKQTEKGEFIYLTQTKSAKPTGELLQAWVLDWISKLEGKRLMRWGDGDFRFSRPIRWLVALWQEQVLPIRISNGSGEIVSGDFSYGHRVLHPGPVNITQAKDYASILRAAFVEVEPTQRETLIKEQIEAVAKTVQGTAEIPDDLLAEVVQLVEWPTALLGNFEPEFLQLPPEVITTVMVTHQRYFPVYDKNNKLLPHFITISNGDPAASETIRLGNERVIRARLADGKFFYDADLSQPLEAYLLKLETVTFQDELGSMAVKVERIKTIASEIAVNLDLNDHQKLIIDKTAQLCKADLVTQLVGEFPELQGRMGEIYAQAGGESDLVAKGIFEHYLPQGAGDALPTTITGQVVAIADKLDTVVSIFGLGRIPTGSSDPFALRRAANGIINIIWSAKLPLNLGQLLKQTISNFTQAFPKATQAEPLTTQLQDFFGQRLRSLLLDEQGIDYDLVNAVLGEDNPTLIQRGLGDVVDVLVRAKFLQTIRHDGRMTQIYETVNRATRLARQGDLAADCLDVKAVINLKALKQPIETEFYQALTQQLPHVQTAQDTCNYTLLLDALTALSPTVSRFFDGPDSVLVMDEDATIRQNRLNLLGLVRNAASGLGDFGAIVKQ